A segment of the Leptospira kanakyensis genome:
TTTTATATAACAATCATGAAGTCTTTAAGTTTCCAAGTTCCCGATCAAATAGATCTAAATGAATATGATTTCAAAATGGCAATGGCTGTTAAGTTGTATGAAACGGGTAAAATATCTATAGGCCAAGCTGCCGATATTGTCAATCTTTCGAAATCATCCTTAATTGATGTTATGAAGAATTATGGTTCTTCTATTCTATTTGGATATTCTACAGATGATCTTAAAAATGATTTAGAGAATGCCTGAAGTAATTTCAAATACAAGTTGCTTAATTCTTCTTTCA
Coding sequences within it:
- a CDS encoding UPF0175 family protein, which codes for MKSLSFQVPDQIDLNEYDFKMAMAVKLYETGKISIGQAADIVNLSKSSLIDVMKNYGSSILFGYSTDDLKNDLENA